Part of the Bacteroidota bacterium genome is shown below.
ACCCCTTTTCGCTGCTTCCCCTTCGACCTTGCTCAGGGCAGGCATAATAACTAACATCAATACCATTGTAAACATTTTTGCAGGTTACTTTGTTGTATTGTTTTACGTTTAATACTCCATCAGGGCAATGCGCGTAGTAGTAATTGTTGTAACCCGCTATTTCATCTTCGTCTATCGCTTTAATGTTAGCGTTACAATTAATAAAGTCCATATCCACCTGGTAAACTTTAATACTTTCTTTTTGTACCAACTCCTGTTCCCATTCACCTTCTGTTTTCCCTCCCAAGCCTTCTTTGGAGTGTTCTATCTCCTCTACCTTTTCATGTACTTCGTACATTACTTCAGCCATATTGCTGAATACATAGCTGATGCCGGTTTTTCGCAGGTATATATTGGACCCGTTTCCTTCACCTTTGTATAATACATCGGGACGGAGCCTGCCGTTTCTGTCGGCTATTTGTCCTTTGTTTGGAGTGAATCGAAGGCCGCTGCCGAGTAGGTTTTGAGCAATTTGTGATCGTTCCTTTTCAGCAGACACATGCCTGGCTTTATCGTTATTCGCAAAGAAATTGCTCATTAGTATAAATACCAGGATGAAGAGATATATGCGTTTCATGAATAAATATTAGAATTTGTTATTAACTAATAGTCCGGTAGTTTTTTCATCCATGAAATTTCTGAATGCTCGATTTAATAATATGTTCACGATCTTATATGATATTTTAATTTAACTTGGCTCAGAACCCGAGTTGCATTTAATTCAAAACAGACCTAAATGAACAAAAAACAGCATATTTTAGCATTAAAAAACTACCGGACTATTTATTTATGAAACCTTCATTTAAATGAAGTCGTTTCAATCTTGAAAATCTATTTAAACAAATATTAGTAACAATTTTTTGTAACCAACTAAATTTCAGAGACCTTCTTTTCCTATGGACAAAACTCCAATGATAGACATCTAAAACGCGTGAGCCATGCACAGTGTTCAATAAAGAATAAAACGGAACATGCAATTCCTTTGAAATCCGTTCAAGGGTTCTTACGTTCATCTCACAAGGTTTAAAAGCAGTACAAAATTCTTGCTCTGAAATATTAATGGAGTCGGCAAATTCACGAAGGGTCATATTCCTTTCTTTCAATGCCTTTATTAGCATTTCGTTTAATCGCATCTTTTCTCCTCCTTTCCGTTTCGCAAAATAAACAGTTGATGTAAAAGATGCAGTATAATTTGATCTGGCAAAACAGCTATATATCGGAATTCTTAATACTTTGCAAATCTGTTCAAGAGTTCTTAAATCGAGTTTATTGGGATCAAGATCGCCTTGCAATTCGGCTTCCGAAACATTAATATATTCTGCAAAATCTGATAGGGTGATATCCTTTTCTTTCAGAAATTCTGCAATTTGTTGTTTAATAGATGTTTTCATAGTCGAGCAGAAAAAAGTTAACGATTCGCGGCACACTCAAGATGCAGTTATATCGTTCAGATTTTTAGAAGTGTCCTAAAGTTCAATAAATAGACCTCTAAAGTCAATTCAAAAAAATGTAGAATTTAAAAGTCAAGTGGGAAGGATATATTCGATATTTGAATTAATTTACTTGTTCTTTTTGTATTCAGGG
Proteins encoded:
- a CDS encoding helix-turn-helix transcriptional regulator, encoding MKTSIKQQIAEFLKEKDITLSDFAEYINVSEAELQGDLDPNKLDLRTLEQICKVLRIPIYSCFARSNYTASFTSTVYFAKRKGGEKMRLNEMLIKALKERNMTLREFADSINISEQEFCTAFKPCEMNVRTLERISKELHVPFYSLLNTVHGSRVLDVYHWSFVHRKRRSLKFSWLQKIVTNICLNRFSRLKRLHLNEGFINK